Proteins co-encoded in one Streptomyces sp. NBC_01283 genomic window:
- a CDS encoding DUF6113 family protein, with the protein MNFGRIAAYGGLFVLGAVVGTAGALIQGGWFPGGLLLALLGAAGLFHGGVRAIGTRAGAVAPAAGWLVSVMLLTASRPEGDFLFGAGLGSYAFLLGGMAVAVMCATLGQGTQPVGPAARLGK; encoded by the coding sequence CTGAATTTCGGCCGTATCGCCGCCTACGGAGGCCTCTTCGTGCTCGGCGCGGTCGTCGGCACCGCCGGTGCGCTGATCCAAGGGGGCTGGTTCCCGGGCGGGTTGCTGCTCGCGCTCCTCGGGGCCGCCGGGCTCTTCCACGGCGGGGTGCGGGCCATCGGCACCAGGGCGGGGGCGGTGGCACCGGCGGCGGGCTGGCTCGTCTCCGTCATGCTGCTCACGGCCAGCCGGCCCGAGGGAGACTTCCTCTTCGGCGCGGGACTCGGCTCGTACGCCTTCCTGCTCGGCGGGATGGCGGTCGCTGTGATGTGTGCCACCCTCGGCCAGGGGACGCAACCAGTCGGGCCCGCCGCCCGACTTGGCAAGTGA
- the mshB gene encoding N-acetyl-1-D-myo-inositol-2-amino-2-deoxy-alpha-D-glucopyranoside deacetylase — MTELPARRLLLVHAHPDDESINNGATMAKYVADGVHVTLVTCTLGEEGEVIPPDLAHLAPDREDALGPQRIGELAAAMKELGVTDHRFLGGTGRYRDSGMMGIEQNHRAGAFWSADLDEAAAHLVEVIREVRPQVLVTYDPDGGYGHPDHIQAHRVAMRAADLAAEGAFRADLGEPHTIHKIYWNRAPRTVVEERFRWMEGALRHSPFTTPGVVADVPGVTDDERITAEIDGTAFAQAKAAAMRAHATQIEVQGPLFVLSNGLAQPIFEVEYYELVRGETGAVDGERETDLFAGLEGAGVTAL, encoded by the coding sequence ATGACGGAACTGCCCGCCCGGCGTCTACTGCTCGTGCACGCGCACCCCGACGACGAGTCGATCAACAATGGCGCGACGATGGCCAAGTACGTGGCCGACGGCGTCCACGTCACGCTGGTGACCTGCACGCTGGGCGAGGAGGGCGAGGTCATCCCGCCCGACCTCGCCCATCTCGCACCCGACCGCGAGGACGCGCTCGGGCCGCAGCGCATCGGCGAGCTGGCTGCCGCGATGAAGGAGCTGGGGGTCACCGACCACCGCTTCCTCGGCGGCACCGGCCGCTACCGCGACTCCGGGATGATGGGCATCGAGCAGAACCACCGCGCGGGCGCCTTCTGGTCCGCCGATCTCGACGAAGCCGCCGCGCACCTCGTCGAGGTGATCCGCGAGGTGCGGCCCCAGGTCCTCGTGACGTACGACCCGGACGGCGGATACGGCCACCCCGACCACATCCAGGCCCACCGGGTCGCGATGCGCGCCGCGGACCTCGCCGCCGAGGGCGCCTTCCGCGCCGATCTCGGCGAACCGCACACCATCCACAAGATCTACTGGAACCGCGCGCCGCGTACCGTCGTCGAAGAGCGGTTCCGGTGGATGGAGGGTGCTCTGCGGCACTCCCCGTTCACCACCCCCGGCGTGGTCGCGGACGTCCCCGGTGTGACGGACGACGAACGGATCACGGCGGAGATCGACGGGACCGCCTTCGCGCAGGCGAAGGCGGCAGCGATGCGCGCGCACGCCACGCAGATCGAGGTGCAGGGCCCGCTCTTCGTCCTGTCGAACGGGCTCGCGCAGCCGATCTTCGAAGTGGAGTACTACGAGTTGGTGCGAGGAGAAACCGGTGCGGTGGACGGCGAGCGTGAGACGGATCTGTTCGCGGGACTCGAAGGGGCAGGGGTGACGGCGCTGTGA